The sequence CGAACTGGCGATATATCCAAAGGTGCGGGCATTGCCATGGAAGATAGCTTTTGCAAAGACAGGCATCAATGTATCATATGGCAGTACTAAAAATCCCATGCACATAATTAAGACAATGATGATCCCTATGCGTGGCGTTTCCCGCAGGTATACAAAACCCTCTGATAATTCAGTCAGTGCCTTCTTTTTATGTAATGGCGTTACAAATGGCGGTAGTTTCATTAATAATAAAGACCCAATTACCGCCAGAAAACTCACTGCATTCAATGCAAAACAGGTATGTGCGCCATACGCCTGTAATACAATACCTGACAGTGCCGGACCTATTAACCGTGCTAAATTTACCATAGCAGAATTCAGGGCCAGCGCATTCGTGATATCTTCCTTATCCCTGACCAATTCATGCACCATAGGTTGCCGGGCTGGCGTGTCAAATGCATTGACAATACCCAACACCACACTCAGGGATAAGATCTGCCAGATCTGGTAATGGTTGGTCAGGGTAAGGATCGTCAACATTAAAGACTGAGCCAGTGAGGCCGTTTGCGTGATCAGCAGGATCTTTCTACGACTATACCTGTCAGAAGCAATCCCCCCTAACAATGAAAATAAAAACGAAGGGAACTGCTGCATAAACACCGCCAATCCCAGCATGTAAGCGGAATGACTAATGGAATATACCACCCAGCTCACTGCTGTTCTCTGCATCCAGGTTCCGATCTGCGAAATGGACTGTCCACAAAAGAACAAGGCGTAGTTCCTGTTACGAAATGCCCTGAAAGCGTTGCTTTTTACAGCTTGTATCATATACATGTTCTATTGACCTTTCGACACTATTTGATAAAGTGTCGAATTAAAGACAAAAAAAAAGCTAGCCCTGAATGGCCAGCATTGTCATACGTACCAGGGCATCGATCGCTGGTTCCATACGCGCATAACTATTTTCTAAATCCATCTCGCGTTTTAACCCGCGCAGACTACTTGTAAATACAAATATAACAGCCGCTTTATCTGCTGTATTGTACCCCTCCAACACACGATTCAGTAGTGTCAATTCGTCTACTCTGATCTTCTTTTGAATGACCCTTTTTCGCTGTGTATATTGTGAGAGTTCATCAGCATTCATCCCGGTTTCCAGCATATCGAAGAATATTCTTCTCTTGCGGCCGATCTTGGTTTTGGTAATAGCAAAGGCACGTAGTTTGTCGGCTACTGTATCCGCTTTATCTACCACACGCGCGATCTCGGCTACGATTTCATCGATCTCAGCACCCACTACAGCATCAAAGACTTCGTCTTTGTTCTTATAATAGTAATACAAGGAGCTTCTCCCCTTGCCGATCGCCTTCGCAACATCATCCATGGTTACCTTCTGATAACCATGTTTTTGAAATAGCTGCTGAGCGGCCTGCAGAATCTGCTGTTGTATTATATCCTCTGGCATACCATACAAAGATAAAACTATTTTCGACACTTTGACAAATAGTGTCGAAAATAGTTATTCTTCCTTCCCCTCCTGCAAGTCCATATCCTTGTTCCTACCCAGTTTTACATTTGGATTATGCTGGGTACCCGTCACACTAAACG is a genomic window of Chitinophaga sp. LS1 containing:
- a CDS encoding MFS transporter, with protein sequence MIQAVKSNAFRAFRNRNYALFFCGQSISQIGTWMQRTAVSWVVYSISHSAYMLGLAVFMQQFPSFLFSLLGGIASDRYSRRKILLITQTASLAQSLMLTILTLTNHYQIWQILSLSVVLGIVNAFDTPARQPMVHELVRDKEDITNALALNSAMVNLARLIGPALSGIVLQAYGAHTCFALNAVSFLAVIGSLLLMKLPPFVTPLHKKKALTELSEGFVYLRETPRIGIIIVLIMCMGFLVLPYDTLMPVFAKAIFHGNARTFGYIASSIGLGSITGSLFLASLKKSGHLMRILLVSIVILGIGLIGFSRCTSFYAAIPFAVIIGVASLVPMTASITIIQVEAAAHMRGRVMSYIAMAYFGMLPLGSLLAGTASQKISAPTTMLIQGGIALVTAFIFSNYLKTKQ
- a CDS encoding TetR/AcrR family transcriptional regulator, which codes for MPEDIIQQQILQAAQQLFQKHGYQKVTMDDVAKAIGKGRSSLYYYYKNKDEVFDAVVGAEIDEIVAEIARVVDKADTVADKLRAFAITKTKIGRKRRIFFDMLETGMNADELSQYTQRKRVIQKKIRVDELTLLNRVLEGYNTADKAAVIFVFTSSLRGLKREMDLENSYARMEPAIDALVRMTMLAIQG